In Nicotiana tabacum cultivar K326 chromosome 21, ASM71507v2, whole genome shotgun sequence, one DNA window encodes the following:
- the LOC142175203 gene encoding uncharacterized protein LOC142175203, with the protein MNCSRATIEKESPQMCLLKVDLRKAYDTLDWRFLRKMLIDLGFPFKLIEWIMECVTTVSYSLVLNEGLTKPFQGKRGLDKVTLCHHTFLLLLWNTCKGKSYIESIKLLQGAFQRFSIASSLQANTDKSSIYMAGVITDERQTILQLLGFEEGRLHFIKLVLFRIQTYWAQTFLLPKKVIKMIEVVCRSFLWTGKLCNLKKSISLPGEDMFASSCGLYVINLCLWNKVAILKQLWVVAMKKDYLWIKWVHSYYIKDQDLEHKPIPKFAAWVIRKIMETREVLQVHSMQGTLIDKLKTLQVHDHFWIKQAYLMSMPQYQKAS; encoded by the exons ATGAATTGTTCAAGGGCTACAATAGAAAAGGAGTCTCCCCAGATGTGTCTTTTGAAAGTGGATTTAAGGAAAGCCTATGATACTCTAGATTGGAGGTTCCTGAGAAAAATGCTCATAGACTTGGGATTTCCCTTCAAACTCATTGAATGGATAATGGAGTGTGTCACTACTGTCTCATACTCCTTGGTATTGAATGAAGGCCTTACAAAGCCATTTCAAGGAAAGAGGGGATTGGACAAGGTGACCCTATGTCACCATACCTTTTTGTTATTGTTATGGAATACTTGCAAAGGGAA ATCATATATTGAATCCATAAAGCTACTCCAAGGAGCCTTTCAAAGATTTTCTATTGCCTCTAGTTTACAGGCTAACACTGATAAAAGTTCTATCTACATGGCTGGTGTGATTACAGATGAGAGGCAAACTATTCTTCAGCTGCTGGGGTTTGAAGAAG GCAGACTACACTTTATCAAGTTAGTACTATTTAGAATTCAGACCTATTGGGCACAGACCTTCCTCCTGCCTAAAAAGGTCATAAAAATGATTGAAGTTGTGTGTCGATCTTTCCTATGGACTGGTAAGCTCTGCAATCTCAAGAAAAGTATTAGTCTCCCGGGAGAAGATATGTTTGCCTCAAGCTGTGGCTTATATGTCATCAACTTATGCCTATGGAATAAGGTTGCTATACTTAAACAACTATGGGTTGTGGCAATGAAGAAAGACTATTTGTGGATTAAGTGGGTACATAGCTACTACATCAAAGATCAGGACTTGGAGCACAAGCCCATACCCAAGTTTGCAGCTTGGGTGATCAGGAAGATTATGGAGACAAGAGAGGTGCTGCAGGTTCACTCAATGCAAGGCACCTTGATTGACAAACTGAAAACACTGCAAGTACATGACCATTTTTGGATCAAACAAGCATATCTCATGTCGATGCCTCAATACCAAAAGGCTTCATGA
- the LOC107823938 gene encoding uncharacterized protein At1g51745, whose translation MGECGAGSIVWVRRRNGSWWPGKILGPDELSASHLISPRSGTPVKLLGREDASVDWYNLEKSKRVKAFRCGEFDELIQRAETSLGMPPKKREKYARREDAILHALELEKQQLDERYGGLGCSSTDRSNTSIDVFIGRESRTSSKYLENGNGRRLRSKSRQLSHKSGFFIEEKRTCNFSSEEEPKDQNQLSGDDDNYSAPPRMRGLRDLGLSTVPSEHSDPPSIASDGAGQPVLGRNAGAVPDGNYNTERLVNIERKSLLDKRKLSDEGLAEEILVKKRDRHFPLAQVLESSAKLSVSVPTPDSGSVCFSEMGEEQPGVAKKSRCNLADETRVSLSVEESNPAQIEFSTLKRKDNSSHPAELCQQNASVSTEYTETDSSETDSAESDTDDELATLSDGAASIELEPKYIGRSEAQPEHGSMSSEELDELALTDGTSHTVSAGFEVSKWQIKGKRNNRSLNRRPLDTFDVNLARRPSHTTNFKGKRGYGCSQDDPVTNSWVQNAGYGSRTPHSATRNMFSWADWAWDDQPASRGYWEESSEYFDPVNNYHHSGDRTMLVDVDLKVQSSYQRERVPIISLMSKINGHAIVGYPIKIEALSNGSSEGLLGAIDYNFPETSDYDTALQPLWRTARRTANGRVARPHASSALDSPEGSFDRDKYVRKASAGGVVQKGSMTRKIVSQPAIERTLSRKSGKRISLSSNQKIRTLSSIALQQKHSDLKGNSNNYQVHGAIKRETLPTVVACIPVKLVFSRLNEELVGRHQ comes from the exons ATGGGGGAATGTGGAGCTGGGAGTATTGTTTGGGTCCGAAGACGAAATGGGTCGTGGTGGCCCGGCAAAATACTTGGGCCTGATGAGCTTTCAGCTTCTCATTTGATATCCCCACGATCTGGAACTCCAGTTAAGCTTCTCGGCAGGGAAGATGCCAGTGT GGATTGGTACAACTTGGAGAAGTCAAAGCGCGTGAAAGCATTCCGTTGTGGTGAATTTGATGAACTTATTCAACGGGCTGAAACTTCCCTAGGTATGCCTCCGAAGAAAAGAGAGAAGTATGCACGACGAGAAGATGCAATACTTCATGCTCTTGAACTTGAGAAGCAGCAGTTAGATGAAAGGTATGGGGGCTTAGGTTGTTCCTCCACTGATAGAAGCAATACATCTATTGATGTTTTTATTGGAAGAGAGTCGCGGACATCATCAAAATATTTGGAAAATGGAAATGGAAGACGTTTAAGATCTAAGTCTCGTCAACTTTCTCATAAATCTGGTTTCTTCATTGAGGAAAAGAGAACATGCAACTTTTCATCTGAAGAGGAACCCAAAGATCAAAATCAGTTGAGTGGAGACGATGATAACTACAGCGCACCTCCGAGGATGAGAGGCTTACGGGATTTGGGCCTCAGCACTGTTCCTTCAGAGCATAGTGATCCTCCATCAATTGCTTCAGATGGTGCTGGCCAACCTGTGCTTGGTAGGAATGCTGGTGCTGTTCCTGATGGGAATTATAATACAGAACGCCTAGTTAATATTGAGAGAAAAAGTTTGTTAGACAAAAGGAAATTGTCAGATGAAGGCTTGGCCGAAGAAATTCTTGTCAAGAAGCGTGATAGACACTTCCCTCTTGCTCAAGTTCTGGAGAGTTCTGCAAAATTATCAGTTTCTGTCCCCACGCCTGACTCAGGTTCTGTTTGCTTCTCTGAGATGGGAGAGGAGCAGCCAGGAGTTGCAAAGAAAAGCAGGTGTAATTTGGCAGATGAAACTAGAGTCTCTTTGAGTGTTGAAGAAAGTAATCCTGCCCAGATAGAATTTTCAACATTGAAGCGcaaagataattcttctcatccTGCTGAGTTGTGTCAACAGAATGCTTCTGTGTCTACAGAGTATACTGAAACTGATTCTTCCGAGACAGATTCTGCGGAATCAGATACTGACGATGAGTTGGCCACACTCTCAG ATGGTGCGGCATCTATTGAACTAGAACCAAAATATATAGGAAGATCTGAAGCACAACCTGAACATGGAAGCATGAGCAGTGAGGAACTGGATGAATTGGCACTTACCGATGGCACTTCTCATACTGTCTCTGCTGGCTTTGAGGTATCTAAATGgcaaataaaagggaaaaggaaTAATCGAAGTCTTAACAGGAGGCCTCTGGATACTTTTGATGTAAACCTTGCGCGAAGACCCAGTCATACGACTAATTTCAAGGGAAAGAGAGGTTATGGTTGTTCTCAAGATGATCCAGTTACTAATTCTTGGGTGCAAAATGCTGGATATGGATCTAGAACTCCACATAGTGCTACCAGAAACATGTTCAGTTGGGCGGATTGGGCTTGGGATGATCAACCTGCAAGCAGAGGTTACTGGGAGGAGTCCAGTGAGTATTTTGATCCTGTGAATAACTACCATCACTCTGGTGACAGGACCATGCTGGTCGATGTGGACTTAAAAGTCCAATCAAGCTATCAGAGAGAGCGCGTGCCTATCATTTCATTGATGAGTAAGATAAATGGGCATGCAATAGTTGGATATCCTATCAAAATTGAAGCGCTTTCAAATGGTTCTTCTGAAGGCCTCCTTGGGGCAATTGATTATAATTTTCCAGAAACTTCTGATTATGATACAGCACTCCAACCTCTGTGGAGGACTGCTCGCAGGACTGCCAATGGTCGTGTTGCACGGCCCCATGCATCATCAGCATTGGATAGTCCCGAAGGAAGTTTTGACCGTGACAAATATGTCCGAAAAGCTAGCGCTGGAGGTGTTGTTCAAAAGGGAAGCATGACAAGAAAGATTGTCTCCCAGCCTGCCATAGAGAGAACATTATCAAGAAAGTCTGGGAAAAGGATTAGTTTATCTTCTAATCAAAAGATAAGAACACTTTCTTCAATAGCCTTGCAGCAGAAACATAGTGATCTGAAGGGTAATTCCAACAACTATCAAGTGCATGGGGCAATCAAACGAGAGACACTGCCAACAGTCGTAGCTTGTATTCCAGTTAAGT